One Methanohalophilus mahii DSM 5219 genomic window carries:
- the hisA gene encoding 1-(5-phosphoribosyl)-5-[(5-phosphoribosylamino)methylideneamino]imidazole-4-carboxamide isomerase — translation MEFEVIPAVDMKNGKCVQLIQGLPDQERISLDDPEAVAIKWIGQGAKTLHLIDLDGAIEGKRKNAPIIEKIIMLCEREGVEVQVGGGIRSFEDAANLLHMGANRVILSTAAVQNPDLVERLARQFKPENINVALDSKNGKVSTKGWTEQSEYTAVQLGKMFEEKGAGSILFTNIDKEGLMEGVDTEPTTELVNELTIPVIASGGVTTLEDIMTLKMTGACGVVVGSALYAGNFTLTEAINTIRVDTSGGE, via the coding sequence ATGGAATTTGAGGTCATCCCCGCTGTAGATATGAAAAATGGTAAATGTGTCCAGCTGATACAGGGACTGCCAGACCAGGAACGTATTTCACTTGATGATCCCGAAGCAGTTGCGATTAAGTGGATCGGACAGGGAGCAAAAACCCTGCATCTGATAGATCTTGACGGCGCCATCGAAGGTAAAAGGAAAAATGCCCCGATTATAGAAAAAATCATTATGCTATGTGAAAGGGAAGGAGTCGAAGTACAGGTAGGTGGTGGAATTCGCTCTTTTGAGGATGCTGCAAACCTGCTTCACATGGGAGCTAACAGGGTGATACTAAGCACTGCAGCTGTCCAAAATCCTGATCTGGTTGAAAGACTTGCCAGGCAATTCAAACCCGAAAACATTAATGTTGCCCTGGACTCAAAAAATGGTAAGGTTTCTACAAAGGGATGGACCGAGCAATCCGAGTATACTGCGGTACAACTGGGGAAAATGTTTGAAGAAAAAGGTGCAGGAAGCATTCTGTTCACCAACATAGACAAAGAAGGATTAATGGAAGGTGTGGACACAGAACCCACAACAGAGCTAGTTAATGAACTTACAATACCGGTGATTGCTTCTGGAGGAGTTACCACCCTGGAAGACATAATGACATTGAAAATGACCGGTGCCTGCGGTGTTGTGGTAGGGAGTGCCCTTTATGCAGGTAATTTTACCCTTACAGAAGCGATAAATACAATCAGAGTGGATACTTCTGGTGGAGAGTAA
- the hisB gene encoding imidazoleglycerol-phosphate dehydratase HisB, translated as MPRSSTVSRTTRETSIELTIDIDGKGDSQINTGIGFFDHMLVCFARHSGFDLTIDAKGDLEVDGHHLIEDIGIVMGQAFDRIMAEKSGIARFGEAKIPMDEALASVVMDIGGRSYLVMDATFESENVGEFNTQLTRHFFESFVSNAKVTLHATVYGYNDHHKIEALFKAFAQAMKKATVIEGKGVKSTKGCL; from the coding sequence ATGCCAAGATCTTCCACTGTATCCCGGACTACCAGAGAAACCAGCATAGAACTTACGATTGACATCGATGGCAAAGGGGATTCACAGATAAATACAGGAATCGGTTTTTTTGACCACATGCTGGTATGTTTTGCACGACATTCAGGTTTTGACCTTACAATAGATGCTAAAGGTGATCTGGAAGTAGACGGCCATCACTTGATAGAGGATATTGGAATAGTAATGGGACAGGCTTTTGACCGGATAATGGCAGAAAAATCAGGAATTGCCCGATTCGGAGAAGCAAAGATACCAATGGATGAGGCCCTTGCCAGTGTAGTAATGGACATAGGAGGACGCAGTTACCTCGTAATGGACGCAACCTTTGAATCCGAAAACGTAGGGGAATTCAACACCCAGCTAACAAGGCATTTTTTTGAATCATTCGTCTCCAATGCAAAAGTCACCCTACATGCAACTGTATATGGTTACAATGATCACCACAAAATCGAAGCCCTTTTCAAGGCATTTGCCCAAGCAATGAAAAAAGCGACGGTTATCGAGGGCAAAGGGGTCAAAAGTACAAAGGGATGCCTCTGA